CGATACATTTCTGCAATGGTATCTTCTTCGTTGTAGATCGGTACGATAAAAGAATACTTAGGTAGCATGATTAACTTAACGTTTGCGACGAAAGGGAAAAGTACGATGACGGCGATACCAGGTAGATCCAGCGACTAGCATTCCCAGCAATGCTAAAGCACCAACCAGGGGCATGACCTCTCCGGTACGGATTGCTTTTAAGCCGGAACTACCCAATAGAACAAATGGTAATACCCCCGGTACCGTTCCCAAAATAGTGCCGATCAGGTAATCTTTGAAGCTCACGGATGTCAAACCAGCAGCAAAATTTACTAATCCATAGGGCATAATCGGTACAAGGCGAATGGCAAACATATAAAATACCCCACCCTGACGTACTTCTGCATCGATCGCCTGCCAACGCCCTGCTAGCCGCCGCGACACAATTTCATACCCAATTGTCCGCGCAAAGATAAAAGACGCGATCGCGGCCAAAATGGCAGCTACACTTGTCCAAAATGTTCCTAACCAAGGGCCAAAAATCGCTCCCCCCGTTAAATTTAATGCTGTGGAAGGCAGAACTAATATTGTTGCTACCACATAAATTACCACATAAGTCACAGGTGCCCAAATACCAGAGTTTTTCAACCACAACTTAATTAAATCGGGATTAATTCCTCCTAAAAAATAGGCTGTCAGTGCAGTAGCTACTAAGCAAACTAAAAACAATAAAGTAAAACTAGTTTTAAAATTCAACATCAATAAATTATCCCAATACTACGCGGTTAAGTAATTTGCAATCAGAATTTGGTTTAGAGAAAATGTTAAAAGGTAATACCAATTTGAAAAAAGAATGCGACAGATTGTAGGGGTACGGCACTGCCGTGACCTCTAGAATATTATTGATGTGTCGCAAACATTATTTGATTTGGTCTAACTTTTCGCCTTAACCGACAAGTATTGATATCCATTATGTTTTTAATCGAGTGACGACGAGCAAGTTAAATTAGTTCTGTTTTTACCTCAAATAAAACTACTCAAAAAATTAGTTAATATTGATGCTAAAACTTCAGGGTGAGATAGATGCGGACAATGCCCAGAAGCTATTTCAATCGCCTCAACTCCTAAACGCTGGCTTGCAGCATAGCGTGACCATGTAGGAGATAAGATGCGGTCATCGCTACAAACAATATATTTATGTTCAATCGTAGGAAAAGCTTTTAAAGGATGCAGTTCAAAAATATATCCCATAAATTGTTGCGAACGACTTTTCGAGATTGCCCACTGGGCTATATCCGGTTGACAATCATGATAGAAAAAATCCCGTAATACTGCTGCGTCTGCATAATCTTTTCCTACGGAAGCTGGTTCATACATATAAGGCTCAGAGTGGAACTGTTCGAGTTGACTGGGGTCTTTTGGTTGGTAATTGAACGATCTAAGCGTATCAGAATCGAGATGATGCGCAAATTGATCGAGTGTACTGACTCCAGGATACGGGAGCAGCGCAGCCACAAATACTAATTGACGCACTTTTACCGCTTCTGCAACCAGAGGAATTATCGTACCAGCCATTGAGTGACCAACTAGCACAATATCATCATCAGTTTTTGGCAGTGCTTGAATTACTACATCCGCCATTTGAGACAGGGTAGTAGATGCATTTTCAATTGGCAAATCCATCGCAACAGTTTTGTGACCCTTGGCTTCCAAGTAGGGAATGAGCAAATCCCAACACCACGTACCTTGGAAAGCGCCGTGAACTAGACAAAAAAGACTCATATCAATTGATTAATAGTAATGGTGTGCGAGTTTCCTAACTTGTCTTATTTTTCAGCAATTTTCAACCTCATGCTAGTACAGCCAACAAAAAGTCTTGATTCGTGCTAGCCTGCGTGAACTTTTTCTGCTTTGCAGTAAAGTGAACAAGCCAGGGAAACTGTCCTAACTGAAAGCAATCTCTGATTAGTACTTATGAACTCTTGATGAAGATGTCTGACCAGCGATCGCATCAATTTCTCCGGTTCTTGTCGAGCGAACCATACAAAGCGATCGCTTCTCCAAGAAATTAATTCAAGTAATAACAATAGGAGAAAATTCTGGAATTTGCAAATGCTAGTGGGTATTTAAATCCAGATAAAATTCAACTCTATAATTGAACTTCTATGAAATCTCTTACCCCAGAATTTATCCGCGCTATCACCCCCATATTTATGGCTACTGTTGGAGCCGTAATTGGAGTTGCTGTTTTAGTTTCACCCAACATCACAGATGCAAAATGGTCTGCGGGTCTTGGTCTTGCTGGAACCGCAATTGCTGGGGCTGCTGGACTGGCACAAACTAGCAAAAGCGAACCTGACTTTTCTGTTAAAAAACAAGGGGACACTTTGCAAGTAGAAACTCCAGCAAACCAGCTAAATGACAAAACTAAATCATGATAAATCCACATTCTTTGCTATGTGAATTTTGTATTAGTTTTCAATATTTCTTGTACCAAAGTCCGCGTAGGCGGACTTTGTTTATATAAATCTAACAATTCACGTTCTACTTCCAATCTTCCCAGTTTTGGTTAAAAATTGAAGTGTCAGGAAAAGCTGTAGGATTGCCATTTTTTTCTAAAAGACGTTTCAGCGCTTCTAATTGCGGTTCTGGTTTAGGTAAGTCATCCACCAATTGATAGGGTGCTACAGCATTGTTAATCGCAAAGGCTGCTATTGTCCCCGCAGCTGCACCAGCAGACCATTCAAAAGAGTGTACGCGATAGGCAGCAGCAGCAATATGACTGCTAGCAATACTTTTACCGCCGACAATTAAATTATCAATTTTCTGAGGAATCATTGCCCTGAGGGCAATTTGGAAGGGATAAGCTTGACCCGCACCGCGTCTTTCACCAGCACGTTCTGTATTACCTGGTGTTTCTGGAGGGCTTTGCGTCATGCAGGGATGAAAATCGATGGCGTAGTGACCGATACCTATAGCGTCGGGGAAAACGGTAGAACGAGTCCGCCGCATTGCTTTATCTGGTGAAATTTGCCCGGAAATTACCGATGTTGCTTCTAAACCTGCTAGTGCTGCTCTTAACTGCCGATACATATCTGCGGGCAGGGTTTTGCGGTAATATTCATCATTATAGTTGCGGCGAGATATATCAATTTCCCAGATGCCAAAGCCAGAGGGTTGTCCCCAGCTGGGGCGGCCAATAATTCGCCGTCCTTCTCGCATATAAGGATATTTCGACAGGCCAGACACTGTCCCCATTGGGGAATTTAAGCCTGTTAACAAACGGTTATTTGGTCGCGGCTGCTTGACACCGTTTCCTAATTGAGAATCTGTTGTCCCAGCAACTAGCCAGTAATAATAGGAGAGAGCATTTTCCTCAGCTTTACGCAAAGTATCTGTTCTCAGTCCCCCCATCCAACCACCAGGCTGCAACTGTCCAGTACTGGCTAACTGTTGGCGAGTATAAATTAAATTATCGGCAGCAGTTCCGGGGCGGTAGTCATTACCCCAAGTCCAGTTTTGCATGGAGATATCCCCAGGAGTGGGAGCAATAAAATTTACACCCCCAAATTTTTCTGGTTGTCCTTTTTTAGGACTCCAAATACGACGGTAGGTGAAAACTAAATCAAAGTTTGCCAAGCGTTGCAATTCATAGCTGAAATATGGCGCATATTGGGGATAATAGGGAGGCATTGTTTGGGGTTGCGAGTCTTTGGTAGCCTCCATTGCAAAGGTGTAGGTAAAACCTTGAGGACAATAGGGATCGTTTTGGGGGCTAGAAGCAGACGGCTCTAAGTAGGAACGCGCATCAATACCTAAGCGGTAGGGAACATCAGCCAGCGCAATTATTTCCCCTGTTTCGCTAGCATCTACAACATACCAATTCGACGCGGTTTTTGGATTTTTTTTGGGTACGAAGCGGATAAGAGTTTTATTAAACCGTGATGAGTTGCCGTAGGTATAGGCATCTTCAATGGTTTGAGATAAAGGATAAGTATTGAGAGGTGGCGCACCTTTTGCTGGTTGGTGTTGAATAGCGATCGCACTATTAATTATTTTGCCATCACTACTAATTTCTAGATCTTTAATTACCGTATTTGCAAACCATTGCAACTTGCCTTTGCCTTTTTTTTCGGCATCTTTGAGCATCTGAACCAAAATGTTGTGAGCATCACGGGGAAGAAAACAAGAGTCACTCACCCAGCAGTCACCAGGGTTGAGTTTACCGTACTTGCGCTGAATGCGATCGCGCAGTTCCAAATAACCGCGAGAATAAAATTGACGCGCCCTTTGAGTTGGTCTTTCGTCTAATGCAGATGTCCCTTGAGCAGAAATTTGTCCCCCTAGCCAGTCGGTAATTTCTGTTAGACATACAGTTCGTCCGGCTAGCAACCCCTCATAAGCTGTAGCTGCACCAGAAAGTCCACCACCCACAACTAAAATCTCACAATTTACAGTTTTGTCGGGGTTTCTTGGTGGTGCAGCACTAATAGCAGAATAAGGTGCGAGAAAAGTAAAAATTAAGCTAAAACTTAAGAGCGATTTCTGTCCCTGAGCTATTTTTTGCCTACACTTCATTTTGGTGAATTCCTTCAAATCCAATATCAACTGTAGACGGTAGCATCTGGTAAATGTTTAGCTCAAGTTTTTTCTCGAAATTTCCAGATTATTATCTGCCGAGATCGCCGAGACTTCCAAATAGAGAATTATCCATCGCTGTTTTTACAGAAGATTAGGGGAAGCAGAGGGAAAAGAAATGCTTGACCCTTGACTCTTGACAAATCCAAACTTAA
The genomic region above belongs to Calothrix sp. NIES-2098 and contains:
- a CDS encoding FAD dependent oxidoreductase codes for the protein MKCRQKIAQGQKSLLSFSLIFTFLAPYSAISAAPPRNPDKTVNCEILVVGGGLSGAATAYEGLLAGRTVCLTEITDWLGGQISAQGTSALDERPTQRARQFYSRGYLELRDRIQRKYGKLNPGDCWVSDSCFLPRDAHNILVQMLKDAEKKGKGKLQWFANTVIKDLEISSDGKIINSAIAIQHQPAKGAPPLNTYPLSQTIEDAYTYGNSSRFNKTLIRFVPKKNPKTASNWYVVDASETGEIIALADVPYRLGIDARSYLEPSASSPQNDPYCPQGFTYTFAMEATKDSQPQTMPPYYPQYAPYFSYELQRLANFDLVFTYRRIWSPKKGQPEKFGGVNFIAPTPGDISMQNWTWGNDYRPGTAADNLIYTRQQLASTGQLQPGGWMGGLRTDTLRKAEENALSYYYWLVAGTTDSQLGNGVKQPRPNNRLLTGLNSPMGTVSGLSKYPYMREGRRIIGRPSWGQPSGFGIWEIDISRRNYNDEYYRKTLPADMYRQLRAALAGLEATSVISGQISPDKAMRRTRSTVFPDAIGIGHYAIDFHPCMTQSPPETPGNTERAGERRGAGQAYPFQIALRAMIPQKIDNLIVGGKSIASSHIAAAAYRVHSFEWSAGAAAGTIAAFAINNAVAPYQLVDDLPKPEPQLEALKRLLEKNGNPTAFPDTSIFNQNWEDWK